The following proteins are co-located in the Candidatus Phytoplasma asteris genome:
- the rsmA gene encoding 16S rRNA (adenine(1518)-N(6)/adenine(1519)-N(6))-dimethyltransferase RsmA, with the protein MHHTTKKKYSQNFLTDVNLLNKIVTKASITDKNVLEIGPGKGALTKIIVPQAKHVLAYEIDATLKPFLNFENHNNVNIIYDDFLKRDLLKDFDHYFSPNSQLSLIGNLPYYITSPILFKIIDTPQINDATIMIQKEVGMRLLAQPNNKNYNALSVIIQFLFSIEKIQEVKRHMFFPAPKVDSIVIKLTKNNNICPTLLQQFIKFVKASFKQKRKTLLNNLSCQFLLSKENIIPFFLQHHIPLQIRAEQVTLETFQKLTVKWFIFFNMS; encoded by the coding sequence ATGCATCATACAACCAAAAAAAAATACAGTCAAAATTTTTTAACAGATGTTAATTTATTAAACAAAATTGTAACTAAGGCTTCCATCACAGACAAAAATGTTTTAGAAATTGGACCTGGCAAAGGTGCTTTAACCAAAATTATTGTCCCTCAAGCTAAACATGTTTTAGCCTATGAAATTGATGCTACTCTCAAACCTTTTTTAAATTTTGAAAATCATAACAATGTTAATATCATTTATGATGATTTTTTAAAAAGAGATTTATTAAAAGATTTTGATCATTATTTTAGTCCTAACTCTCAATTAAGTTTAATTGGTAACTTACCTTATTATATTACCTCACCTATTCTTTTTAAAATTATTGACACTCCCCAAATTAATGATGCTACTATTATGATTCAAAAAGAAGTAGGAATGCGTTTACTGGCTCAACCCAATAACAAAAATTATAACGCTTTATCTGTAATTATTCAATTTCTATTTAGTATTGAAAAAATCCAAGAAGTTAAAAGACATATGTTTTTTCCTGCACCCAAAGTAGACAGTATTGTTATTAAACTTACTAAAAATAACAACATTTGCCCTACTTTATTGCAACAATTTATCAAGTTTGTAAAAGCTTCCTTTAAACAAAAAAGAAAAACTTTACTCAACAACTTATCTTGTCAATTTTTGTTATCCAAAGAAAACATTATTCCTTTTTTCTTACAACATCACATCCCTTTACAAATTAGAGCCGAACAGGTAACTTTAGAAACTTTTCAAAAATTAACTGTTAAATGGTTTATTTTTTTTAATATGTCATAA
- a CDS encoding phosphate propanoyltransferase, producing the protein MQTMEANMYHIPIGISGRHTHLSQETLDILFGQKNYQLTFFKPLKQTGQFAAQEKIDVMSPSGKILPQVRILGPTRPFDQVEISQSDALRHGFTAPVRSSGDIKGSGKATLIGLKGQVDIEEGVIIANRHIHLSTQDAKNFGITDKQMVSIEIEGTKPGILKQVLCRVHHDFKLECHLDTDDGSAFLLKNGDTVKLLK; encoded by the coding sequence ATGCAAACAATGGAGGCAAACATGTATCACATTCCAATAGGAATCTCAGGAAGACACACTCACCTATCACAAGAAACACTAGATATTTTATTCGGTCAAAAAAATTATCAACTCACTTTTTTCAAACCCCTCAAACAAACAGGACAATTTGCAGCCCAAGAAAAAATTGATGTTATGAGTCCATCAGGAAAAATTCTTCCACAAGTTCGGATTTTAGGACCCACAAGACCTTTTGACCAAGTAGAAATTAGTCAAAGCGATGCTTTAAGACACGGATTTACAGCTCCTGTTAGATCTTCAGGCGATATTAAAGGTTCAGGCAAAGCCACTTTAATAGGTCTCAAAGGTCAAGTAGACATTGAAGAAGGTGTTATTATTGCCAACAGACATATTCATTTATCTACCCAAGATGCAAAAAATTTTGGCATTACTGACAAACAAATGGTAAGTATTGAAATTGAAGGCACTAAACCTGGCATCTTAAAACAAGTTTTGTGCAGAGTACACCACGATTTTAAACTTGAATGCCACTTAGATACCGATGACGGCAGTGCTTTTTTACTTAAAAATGGCGATACTGTTAAATTACTGAAATAA
- a CDS encoding MATE family efflux transporter yields MVKTKATTQILINEKRNRKFLLEGNLWKVIFYFTFPIIIYWIFQNASDAIDLFILKRNQISDNQLTFVSRVHIFKGILVPFGISIATGGVILVGRAYGQNNINKMHLYLAKTFVLSILTGFILVFLCIFVFKSFIATNILKISQNAIENNEGIKYYNLIILSLVCIIINTVFLSLERAKGNNKIALFLNILNASAKIIFSFVLFHYWNSSMVSLALATLISNGIVTLFALWFLFFDSKNPFRIILSKISFDKEFLKKLSKLAIPVCASISIYSVGKLIVSIIVKEWYGDPQGISSSQIGANLALAVTINNVFYNALNSFSDSQNAIISQNLGHNNLNRVFEAFKKIIFCMCILALIGSLINIFGYKLILPLFHDSPWEKIPSLEQDAFRTLLFFETTSLWLSCGSIIMFNFLLAFKRVGPSVYLNFLRTLIRIFFIVLFSKHFLNQGVMGVGLSIFLSNFICFIITLLIFATFYLKLKRDKTFEQD; encoded by the coding sequence GTGGTTAAAACAAAAGCAACAACACAAATTTTAATTAATGAAAAAAGAAATAGAAAATTTTTATTAGAAGGAAACTTATGGAAAGTAATTTTTTATTTTACCTTTCCTATCATTATTTATTGGATTTTTCAAAATGCATCAGATGCTATTGATCTTTTTATTTTAAAAAGAAATCAAATTTCAGATAATCAACTTACCTTTGTAAGTCGCGTACATATATTTAAAGGTATTCTTGTTCCTTTTGGTATTTCTATTGCCACAGGAGGAGTTATTTTAGTAGGGCGTGCTTATGGACAAAATAATATTAATAAAATGCACCTTTATTTGGCAAAAACGTTTGTTCTTTCCATTTTAACTGGCTTTATTTTGGTCTTTTTATGCATTTTTGTTTTTAAAAGTTTCATTGCAACTAATATTTTAAAAATTAGTCAAAATGCAATTGAAAACAATGAAGGTATTAAATATTATAATCTTATTATATTGTCGCTTGTTTGTATCATTATAAATACAGTTTTTTTAAGTTTGGAGCGTGCCAAAGGTAATAACAAAATTGCTCTTTTTTTAAATATTTTAAACGCTTCTGCTAAAATTATTTTTTCTTTTGTTCTTTTTCATTATTGGAATTCTTCCATGGTTTCTTTGGCTTTGGCTACTTTGATTTCTAACGGAATTGTTACTTTATTTGCTTTGTGGTTTTTATTTTTTGACAGCAAAAATCCCTTCCGTATTATTTTATCCAAAATCAGTTTTGATAAAGAATTTTTGAAAAAACTTTCTAAATTAGCTATTCCTGTTTGTGCTAGTATTAGTATTTATAGTGTTGGCAAATTAATTGTAAGTATCATTGTTAAAGAATGGTACGGTGATCCTCAAGGAATTAGTAGTTCCCAAATTGGAGCTAATTTAGCCTTAGCAGTAACTATTAATAATGTCTTTTATAATGCACTTAACTCTTTTTCTGATTCCCAAAATGCTATTATATCTCAAAATTTAGGTCATAACAATCTTAATAGAGTCTTTGAAGCATTCAAAAAAATTATTTTTTGTATGTGTATTTTGGCTTTAATAGGTTCTTTGATTAATATTTTTGGTTATAAGTTAATTTTGCCATTATTTCATGATAGTCCTTGGGAAAAGATTCCTAGTTTGGAACAAGATGCTTTCCGTACATTATTATTTTTTGAAACTACTAGCTTATGGTTATCGTGTGGTTCTATTATTATGTTTAATTTTTTATTAGCTTTTAAACGCGTAGGACCTTCGGTTTATCTGAATTTTTTAAGAACTTTAATTCGTATCTTTTTTATTGTTCTTTTTTCCAAACACTTTTTAAATCAAGGTGTAATGGGAGTAGGTTTGAGTATTTTTCTTAGTAATTTTATTTGTTTTATCATTACATTATTAATTTTTGCAACTTTTTATCTTAAATTAAAACGTGATAAAACATTTGAACAAGATTAA
- a CDS encoding heavy metal translocating P-type ATPase → MSCCSNSSSIHNHEHNDKKPLICFVIGTFLYSLFALYLHSHNCTNTLVLVLVSLSLLFLIGYHVILEGFIETWQDTCKFKKFTPNIHILMTLAALGALYLKNYNDGILLIVIFSGASFLEEYVEAKSQKEIKNLLKLQVAEARLQKEDGSTEIIPSKLLKINDLVLILPGDQIPTDGVIVSGNPNINEANITGEGIPCDKQPGDFVYGSTINGSNHFVMRVTATNEKTVFAQIVRLVSQTQNNISKTATLIKKIEPIYVKTVMATVVVVLGLAGILHFTGPSNPNFEFSTWLHKTMIFLTVSSPCALAAADIPSTLAAISNLTKKGILFKNGRSLEKMADIKAFSCDKTGTLTEGKPQVTDVYVSPEISEEKYHKYLDILLGMEQKSNHPLALAIKNHFHHKSHLQMEITSSVGIGLETFYQNNHYKIAKATAFTQTPICASLQAQTQKFLSEGKTIVYFSCNNHIVMALALLDKLRPQAYHLMQYFNHKNIYTAVITGDTQQIAYILQKKLHLKAAWGDILPAYKLEKVQELQKEKGTTVMVGDGVNDAPALTAADVGIAMQNGADVAMDVADAVLMQNDLSKIIYTHQVAVKLRKIIWQNIIFAMVVVCILNLCNLFGDMNLPWAVTCHEGSTLLVIFNGLRLLQSPKNPKLKDKKKNTKSFNK, encoded by the coding sequence TTGTCTTGTTGCAGCAATTCTTCATCCATCCACAATCACGAACACAACGATAAAAAACCATTAATTTGTTTTGTTATAGGAACATTTTTATATAGTTTATTTGCTCTATATTTGCATTCTCACAATTGCACAAACACACTAGTATTAGTTCTTGTTTCTTTGTCACTTTTATTTTTAATCGGCTATCATGTTATTTTAGAAGGCTTTATAGAAACTTGGCAAGATACTTGCAAATTTAAAAAATTCACTCCCAACATTCATATTTTAATGACTTTAGCGGCTTTGGGAGCTTTATATTTGAAAAACTACAACGACGGCATTTTATTAATTGTCATATTTTCAGGAGCTTCTTTTTTAGAAGAATACGTTGAGGCAAAAAGTCAAAAAGAAATCAAAAATCTCTTAAAGCTTCAAGTAGCAGAAGCAAGATTACAAAAAGAAGACGGCAGTACTGAAATTATTCCTTCCAAACTACTCAAAATCAATGATTTAGTCTTAATTTTACCAGGCGACCAAATCCCTACTGACGGCGTCATTGTTTCGGGCAATCCCAACATTAACGAAGCTAACATTACAGGCGAAGGCATTCCTTGTGACAAACAACCAGGCGATTTTGTCTACGGCAGCACCATTAACGGCAGCAACCATTTTGTTATGCGTGTCACAGCTACTAACGAAAAGACTGTTTTTGCCCAAATTGTAAGATTAGTAAGCCAAACCCAAAACAATATTTCCAAAACTGCTACTTTAATTAAAAAAATAGAACCAATTTATGTAAAAACCGTTATGGCAACAGTTGTTGTTGTCCTTGGTCTTGCAGGAATACTACATTTTACTGGACCAAGTAATCCCAATTTCGAATTTAGCACTTGGCTACACAAAACAATGATTTTTTTAACTGTATCATCTCCATGTGCCCTAGCTGCAGCTGACATTCCTTCCACTCTTGCAGCTATTTCTAACCTCACTAAAAAAGGGATTTTATTCAAAAACGGCAGATCTTTGGAAAAAATGGCAGATATCAAAGCTTTTTCATGCGACAAAACAGGCACCCTTACCGAAGGCAAACCTCAAGTAACTGATGTTTATGTATCCCCCGAAATCTCTGAAGAAAAGTATCACAAATATTTAGATATATTATTAGGGATGGAACAAAAATCCAACCATCCTTTAGCACTAGCTATTAAAAACCATTTCCACCACAAATCTCACCTCCAAATGGAAATTACTAGCTCAGTTGGCATCGGCCTTGAAACTTTTTATCAAAACAATCATTATAAAATTGCCAAAGCTACTGCTTTTACCCAAACTCCAATCTGTGCATCTTTACAAGCCCAAACGCAAAAATTTTTATCCGAAGGCAAAACCATCGTTTATTTTAGTTGTAATAATCACATTGTTATGGCTTTAGCTCTTTTGGATAAATTACGTCCTCAAGCTTATCATTTAATGCAATACTTCAACCATAAAAACATCTATACTGCAGTAATTACAGGAGATACCCAACAAATCGCTTACATCTTACAAAAAAAACTTCATCTCAAAGCAGCTTGGGGAGATATTCTACCTGCCTATAAACTAGAAAAAGTTCAAGAACTACAAAAAGAAAAAGGCACTACAGTAATGGTAGGTGATGGTGTCAATGATGCTCCTGCCCTTACAGCTGCTGATGTAGGAATTGCGATGCAAAACGGTGCTGATGTGGCAATGGATGTAGCAGATGCAGTTTTAATGCAAAACGATTTATCAAAAATTATCTATACTCACCAAGTAGCTGTCAAACTACGCAAAATCATTTGGCAAAATATTATTTTTGCTATGGTAGTAGTTTGTATCTTGAATCTTTGTAATCTTTTTGGAGACATGAATTTACCTTGGGCAGTCACTTGCCATGAAGGAAGCACACTTTTAGTTATTTTCAATGGATTAAGACTTTTACAAAGTCCCAAAAACCCCAAACTAAAAGACAAAAAGAAAAACACAAAATCTTTTAATAAATAA
- a CDS encoding HD domain-containing protein, whose product MQTTNPSFKKFLRSEVFRDPIYGYIYLEYELIEKLIDTSVFQRLRRIKQLSGANIVFHGAEHSRFTHSLGVYELARRFLKITNIKKHFSETQKLILLVSSLLHDIGHGAYSHSFETLFDVNHETQSARIIKNNKEIGALLDQISPDFKNDVASVIEKTKKFPLIEQILTSQIDIDRLDYLERDSYFTGATYGHIDLERLMRSMIIEPHPSKNNEKCIAFRQSGVFAIENYLINRYHMFWQVYYHPKVRAYSTILEKICKRLCDLLQNNYPVDPYIQPFYNFVNNQTDLDKYLAIDDYYMNGLILHLKNSKDTILKNLCNDFLNRSIWHILDDNDQNQEQIAHIKQKYHSQNRDYIKYYTSSNAAFQNAYSESKPKFETKILIKSKGGLKSLKEESPIIKSLIKSSPKQDNKFFYRPL is encoded by the coding sequence ATGCAAACAACCAATCCATCTTTTAAAAAGTTTCTCAGATCTGAAGTTTTTCGTGACCCTATCTACGGTTATATTTATCTGGAATACGAATTGATTGAAAAATTAATTGATACTTCCGTTTTCCAAAGATTAAGACGTATAAAACAATTAAGCGGCGCTAACATCGTCTTTCATGGAGCAGAACATTCTCGTTTTACACACAGTTTAGGTGTTTATGAACTTGCAAGACGGTTTTTAAAAATCACAAATATTAAAAAACACTTTTCTGAAACCCAAAAATTAATTTTACTAGTATCTTCTTTGTTACATGATATTGGACACGGTGCTTATTCTCATTCTTTTGAAACCTTATTTGACGTAAACCACGAAACGCAAAGTGCACGCATCATCAAAAATAACAAAGAAATTGGGGCTTTATTAGACCAAATAAGCCCTGATTTCAAAAACGATGTAGCTAGTGTGATTGAAAAAACAAAGAAATTTCCCTTAATAGAACAAATTTTAACTAGTCAAATTGATATTGACAGACTAGATTATTTAGAACGAGATTCTTATTTTACAGGTGCCACTTATGGGCATATCGATTTAGAACGTTTAATGCGTAGCATGATAATTGAGCCTCATCCTAGCAAAAATAACGAAAAATGTATTGCCTTTAGACAAAGTGGTGTTTTTGCTATTGAAAATTATTTAATTAACCGCTATCATATGTTCTGGCAAGTTTATTATCATCCCAAAGTAAGAGCTTATAGCACTATTTTAGAAAAAATTTGTAAACGTTTATGTGATTTATTACAAAATAACTATCCTGTAGACCCATACATCCAACCTTTTTACAATTTTGTAAACAATCAAACTGACCTAGACAAATACTTAGCAATTGATGATTATTATATGAACGGTTTAATCCTACATCTTAAAAATAGTAAGGATACCATTTTAAAAAATTTATGTAATGATTTTCTCAATAGAAGTATTTGGCACATTTTAGATGATAACGACCAAAACCAAGAACAAATTGCACACATTAAGCAAAAATATCACAGCCAAAACCGCGATTATATTAAATATTATACTTCAAGTAATGCTGCTTTTCAAAATGCTTATTCCGAAAGTAAGCCTAAATTTGAAACCAAAATTTTAATTAAATCTAAGGGAGGACTCAAAAGTCTGAAAGAAGAATCCCCCATTATTAAAAGTTTAATCAAAAGTAGTCCTAAACAAGATAATAAATTTTTTTATCGCCCTTTATAA
- the spoVG gene encoding septation regulator SpoVG: MKVTDVKIRKINGESRLRGVSSITFENQFVVNDIRIIEGERGIFIAMPSRKTSKGNFRDIAHPINSETRQLIENCIKNKYQDLLDNPPQEEDFSQNSEN, encoded by the coding sequence ATGAAAGTTACCGATGTAAAAATTAGAAAAATCAACGGTGAAAGTAGATTAAGAGGAGTTTCTTCAATCACTTTTGAAAACCAATTTGTAGTTAATGACATCAGAATTATAGAAGGAGAAAGAGGTATATTTATTGCTATGCCAAGTAGAAAAACTTCCAAAGGCAACTTTAGAGATATCGCTCATCCCATCAATTCAGAAACCCGTCAACTAATTGAAAATTGCATCAAAAACAAATACCAAGATTTGCTAGATAACCCTCCACAAGAAGAAGATTTTTCTCAAAATTCTGAAAATTAA
- a CDS encoding restriction endonuclease subunit S, translated as MNNKYILDTKIKDANNNLATVFIDVQDKETIELPQEPYTLEQLLQNCTTAKNIYIFWKSPKPPKDITLDDRTDLHISDCEKNGDYEVWGGGIKPKGSYNKSNTPENTITITSVGSCGYIHFHTKPFWAAQNLQILKSKDDSFNVLYFYFYLKQKENEIQKNLKQGHIPHFTQKIIKKIKITLPPLETQNEIATF; from the coding sequence ATGAACAATAAATATATTCTAGATACTAAAATTAAAGATGCAAATAACAATTTAGCAACTGTATTTATTGACGTCCAAGACAAAGAAACAATTGAACTACCACAAGAACCATATACTTTAGAACAATTATTACAAAATTGCACAACAGCTAAAAATATCTATATCTTTTGGAAATCTCCAAAACCACCAAAAGACATTACTCTTGATGATAGAACAGATTTACATATATCAGATTGTGAAAAAAATGGAGATTACGAAGTGTGGGGTGGAGGTATAAAACCCAAAGGATCTTATAACAAATCTAATACTCCTGAAAATACTATAACTATAACTAGTGTAGGTAGTTGTGGTTATATTCATTTCCATACTAAACCTTTTTGGGCTGCTCAAAATTTACAAATTTTAAAATCTAAAGATGATTCTTTTAATGTTTTGTATTTCTATTTTTATTTAAAACAAAAAGAAAATGAAATTCAAAAAAATTTAAAACAAGGACACATTCCCCATTTCACCCAAAAGATAATAAAAAAAATAAAAATAACTCTTCCCCCATTAGAAACACAAAATGAAATAGCCACTTTTTAA